One genomic segment of Plasmodium vivax chromosome 9, whole genome shotgun sequence includes these proteins:
- a CDS encoding DnaJ domain containing protein (encoded by transcript PVX_092455A) codes for MIGNKEDAYECFNLANRYLKAGNYSHAKNLFLKSKRMFPDIDISEQVKICEEELRKRESAAAQNHANANGNSNNNNSGNYNGTTYRPNHNNLHERHHRAKDDGIEKILRTSNYYDILGIPKNSNDETIRGAYKKLAKLYHPDKNKEKGAEEAFKKVSIAFQHLINKEKRHEYDNNSETDHSHHHPTYRTTHYYYNDDLFTPEDIFRNFFGINFATCNNRTFRTNVNTNRAYANSNNSASASASSQRAYSFIQIAIFLIMFVIFFLSSHFEQPKAVYSLQKTSHFDTLNYTSLNKIRFYTKRTFNYNYPKNSHPRFQIEYEVEYKYYEHECHILTKKIKNDYYREKNQYQKKINYHEIPESCMKLKTLEDQYNNYIMKLKRR; via the exons ATGATAGGGAACAAAGAAGACGCGTACGAATGCTTCAACCTGGCGAATCGATACCTGAAGGCGGGGAATTACAGCCATGCGAAGAACCTTTTCCTCAAATCCAAGCGCATGTTCCCCGACATTGACATTAGTGAGCAAGTGAAAATATGCGAAGAGGAATTACGGAAGAGGGAAAGCGCGGCAGCACAGAACCACGCCAACGCAAACGGCAAtagcaacaacaacaacagtGGTAATTACAACGGCACAACGTACCGACCCAATCATAACAACCTGCATGAACGCCATCATAGGGCAAAGGATGACggtattgaaaaaatattgagGACAAGCAATTATTACGATATTTTGGGCATTCCAAAAAACAGCAATGATGAAACGATTAGAGgtgcatataaaaaactgGCAAAGTTATATCACCCGGATAAGAACAAAGAGAAAGGAGCGGAGGAAGCTTTCAAAAAAGTTTCGATAGCCTTTCaacatttaataaataaagaaaaaagacaCGAATATGACAACAATTCAGAAACGGACCATTCACACCATCATCCAACGTATAGAACCAcgcattattattataatgatgATTTGTTTACGCCTGAAGAtatttttcgtaatttttttggcatcAATTTTGCCACGTGTAATAACAGGACGTTCAGGACCAATGTCAACACCAACAGGGCCTATGCAAATAGTAACAATAGCGCCAGTGCTAGTGCCAGTAGCCAACGGGCTTATTCCTTCATTCAAATCGCTATCTTTTTAATCAtgtttgttatttttttcctatcaAGTCATTTCGAGCAGCCCAAG GCTGTCTACTCGCTCCAAAAAACGAGCCACTTTGACACGCTAAATTACACCTCGTTGAACAAAATACGGTTTTACACAAAGAGGAcgtttaattataattacccGAAGAATAGCCATCCGCGTTTTCAA ATCGAGTACGAAGTTGAGTACAAATATTACGAGCACGAATGTCACATTTTaacgaagaaaataaaaaatgattactACCGAGAAAAAAACCAATACC aaaaaaaaataaattaccaCGAAATTCCGGAAAGCTGTATGAAGTTGAAAACGCTAGAG GACCAATACAACAACTACATCATGAAGTTAAAAAGGCGATAG
- a CDS encoding hypothetical protein, conserved (encoded by transcript PVX_092470A): protein MEKLFNCEVLDRPAHCKGGKAEEDGWAAPDAVDGQSLALHNFLDYTQLYRKYKEKNAAKWVNKLPVSPYRFPPNLKNANFDEIKTEHIYDEINAHFAGGKPGQSAADATVDATVNNQNWYEGDLKIWIPQNEQERRKQGKEKKSLRKKIYDGEVMFYEDYVEQQVAKDYERFFKKPYQVKKKDEGGKYYFYGKKLDMSEHEDIYRKYYNLDDEFFIKRMQLREEINKKKEKNVKEEKKEEEEKKKFQKEYAKLSFKDQNFIVKIKEENNLESYLSTYKFYKKNKNIFEKDLPEVKKKELLFGQIPDIILPANVRKTKHPKNCLVPLSSLHTYANFIDDLFKCPYIYTAIDAELGKYWKTNENEVINSIKSEKIKKGYKKDIYSVTTEQLESSSAKLKNLLNSEEKEGKKAANVTINFKIPKKENKTKTVCNGRYVV, encoded by the coding sequence ATGGAAAAACTGTTCAACTGCGAAGTTTTAGACCGACCCGCgcactgcaaaggggggaaggcagAAGAAGACGGTTGGGCCGCTCCCGACGCAGTAGATGGCCAAAGCCTGGCGCTCCACAACTTCCTGGACTACACCCAACTGTACAGAAAAtacaaagagaaaaatgcaGCCAAGTGGGTTAACAAGTTGCCTGTGTCTCCATACAGATTCCCCcccaatttaaaaaacgccaattttgatgaaataaaaacggAGCACATATATGACGAAATAAATGCGCACtttgcgggggggaaacctGGCCAATCAGCGGCAGACGCAACGGTAGACGCAACGGTAAATAACCAAAACTGGTACGAAGgggatttaaaaatttggattcctcaaaatgaacaagAGAGACGAAAgcaagggaaggaaaaaaaaagtctgcgaaaaaaaatatacgacgGGGAAGTCATGTTCTATGAAGATTACGTGGAACAACAAGTAGCGAAGGACTACGAgagattttttaaaaaaccctaccaagtgaaaaaaaaagatgaaggaGGTAAGTACTATttttatgggaaaaaattagacATGAGCGAGCATGAAGATATATACAGAAAGTACTACAACTTGgatgatgaattttttatcaaacGGATGCAACTGAGGGAAgagataaataaaaagaaagaaaaaaatgtgaaagaagaaaaaaaagaggaagaagaaaagaaaaaattccaaaaggaatatgcaaaattaagTTTTAAAGATCAAAActttatagtaaaaataaaagaagaaaataatttggaAAGTTATCTAAGTACTtacaaattttacaaaaaaaataaaaacatctttgaaaaagatttgccagaagtgaaaaaaaaagaattactgTTTGGACAAATTCCAGATATCATTTTACCTGCCAACGTTCGGAAAACAAAACatccaaaaaattgcctaGTACCCCTGAGTAGCCTACACACGTATGCGAATTTTATTGATGACCTTTTCAAGTGCCCCTACATTTACACCGCCATCGATGCCGAACTGGGGAAGTACTGGAAAACGAATGAAAACGAAGTTATAAATAGCATAAAAtcggagaaaataaaaaagggctACAAGAAGGACATCTATTCAGTGACCACGGAGCAGCTGGAAAGCTCCAGTGCCAAATTGAAGAATCTGCTCAACAGtgaggagaaggaggggaaaaaggccGCCAATGTTACTATAAACTTTAAGATAccaaagaaggaaaataaaacgaaaacgGTGTGCAACGGGAGGTACGTCGTGTAG
- a CDS encoding 30S ribosomal protein S9, putative (encoded by transcript PVX_092465A) has product MMAVGKMLRGVTIKCGNVTNAVRVPSRFISMAPTRNEEKATQKRNKWEYILSLDEALYLSKEMGIKTTTEVQKIVMRSPPFSPDMSPFLIDNFLCSANRGSHSDEIAQIDQKLKALEERGDNSQESEKGEVQVALHNNEMNDTAQNREEDIINKILIDKFNKKRGKTFIHNDMEWLEESEGIGTNKRSSAYVYIKRGSGIVKVNDEEDLYIRWPYFYNRMDVLEPFYVTNTACVFDVFIKLKGGGISGQSKAARLAVGRALLNACPLIYDELKQHHILYEDMRQKLPKMPGRKKSRAMKQWSKR; this is encoded by the coding sequence ATGATGGCTGTAGGGAAGATGCTCCGAGGAGTGACCATAAAATGTGGAAACGTGACAAACGCGGTGAGAGTTCCTAGCCGATTTATAAGCATGGCCCCTACGCGgaatgaagaaaaggcaacacaaaagaggaacaaaTGGGAATACATATTATCGCTAGACGAAGCTTTATATCTGTCCAAAGAAATGGGGATCAAAACAACCACGGAGgtgcaaaaaattgtgatgaggtccccccctttttcgcctgaCATGAGTCCATTCCTCATtgacaattttttgtgtagTGCGAATAGGGGAAGCCATTCGGATGAAATAGCTCAAATTGATCAAAAGTTAAAAGCGTTAGAGGAAAGGGGAGACAACAGTCAGGAGagtgaaaaaggagaagtccAAGTCGCTCTGCACAACAATGAAATGAATGACACTGCTCAAAATCGTGAGGAAgatattattaacaaaattctTATTGACAAGTTTAataagaaaaggggaaaaacattcATCCATAATGATATGGAATGGCTGGAAGAGTCAGAAGGAATTGGGACGAACAAAAGATCGTctgcatatgtgtatataaaaaggggCAGTGGTATTGTCAAGgtaaatgatgaagaagatcTGTACATTAGATggccatatttttataatcgaATGGATGTGCTGGAACCGTTTTATGTGACCAATACTGCCTGCGTTTTTGATGtctttataaaattgaaaggTGGTGGAATCAGTGGGCAGTCAAAAGCAGCTAGGCTGGCCGTAGGACGAGCTCTTCTCAACGCTTGCCCACTCATCTATGACGAGCTTAAGCAGCACCATATTCTGTACGAAGATATGAggcaaaaattgccaaaaatGCCAGGGCGGAAAAAGTCAAGGGCTATGAAGCAGTGGTCCAAGAGGTGA
- a CDS encoding subtilisin-like protease 2, putative (encoded by transcript PVX_092460A): MLSSLYVLPLILVNILFQNDWHRKKILSELGNYNVKLVKRSRVLSNRTTGRINFLDEIKESYKPLFDVYELSAEFEKLRNAKGKGEEKRGRKKKKKKKKKKNDHIGGGDDKETPRLNLIKLSATQPDGGEHTQKGKSTEAPIREAHSGKSTGINKRAANFIQMLNDGNSNGRGDAEMGVENEPDTFSKLINEGNIEDFDHLEKDEPEGEEEKKQEEAGEAEAGAAEGKEKGEEAERKEEQEEAKQPQEQEQRDHKSMREEESQSASREEERQSNMRESPPGGESPQEGGDNIEGGTEVAARKGGDKSKGQEREGEKNLMASKKEGVKAEKPSEEGSPSGHSLQGEGAEEAPAASPAEDSDEKKEEEEEEEEEEEEEDSNDQGREYQLNDGNSVAQEDIITQEFDHYTIVTNSNDVLNDIRVDASDISKLSIESINIPYSEANKTSFTHQRHIVLTNKGNKKYRVVLMTKNPKFIELEDEPDEKAENNTFIERESMEQKRTPNGRGEHTSDRTNLYGGKGTLDFSKVYSGNGRGSGREVENPHVETHTGGGTGEGGIRATINRLFSFLTFGGNPGESARGAGESKDGGGKKESANGGGDRHHHHYRHDLQSRDNRRSRHDRTKDLNEILSADKLVDQYLLNLKNNTPERQELIFVLRGDLDLHSTYMRRVIKRSNAKFEEHIKKNFQQVDSIVYDVSSPINFLCFFVPTVFDMSNFHMLKEALLVLQKELERYMENWSFSNTYVTLDAPHVGGEGGASAGAGHDGRKDAHMGSRAGDQADGHADDRETGHTDHREGGAPHGKPRKFVKKKKNLYNVKYSFLRKFWSFDSIIAFARKMNKKNMDIEKEILNFLPKELREYSTWNLSVIRVFNAWFLAGYGNKNVKVCIIDSGVDKNHIDLMKNVYIPEYSEQYEMTQDFYDFMVKNPTDSSGHGTHVTGIVGGLANDLGMVGVAPNVTLISLRFIDGVKYGGSFHAIKAINVCILNKAPIINASWGSSKYDANIYLAVQRLKYTFNGKGTVLVTAAGNENKNNDEHPLYPSSFKLPHVYSVASISKNFEISPFSNYGVNSVHIMAPGHHIYSTTPNNSYKINTGTSMAAPHVCGVNALIYSVCYNQGFIPPAEEVLDILTRTSIKVISRRRRTINDSLVNAEAAVLTTLLGGLWMQMDCHFVKFNLEGGKEKHIPVVFSAYKKGIYETDIVIAVIPTEENSKVYGEILIPIRIVTDPKAENFKESPRNGKKMIIDENEASHDEVLSYICENALYNLYEMDSNFLVMSLVLFFVAFILIVVGTIVFIKRKRHSKYCDDEDHDHNMMRNSVFEHHHILSGNTNHALKMAKRSHVEKIRNSVRFSVVMGTQNNCVFKERAPKKLDFENYGDLIKKPLLKSPPKKFVNHRAEQNWGHEAEKKDPRD, encoded by the exons ATGCTGAGCTCACTTTACGTGCTGCCGCTGATCCTGGTGAATATTTTGTTTCAAAATGACTGGCATAGGAAGAAGATTTTAAGCGAGTTGGGGAATTATAACGTCAAATTGGTGAAGAGGAGTCGCGTTTTGTCAAACAGAACGACCGGCCGAATAAACTTTTTGGATGAAATTAAGGAAAGCTACAAGCCGCTGTTTGACGTGTACGAATTGTCGGCCGAGTTTGAAAAGTTAAGAAATGccaaggggaagggggaagaaaaaaggggacgaaagaagaagaaaaagaagaaaaaaaaaaaaaatgatcatatAGGGGGGGGAGATGACAAAGAAACGCCCCGCTTAAACCTTATCAAATTGTCCGCCACACAACCCGATGGGGGTGAACACactcaaaagggaaagtCCACAGAAGCGCCAATTCGTGAAGCGCACAGTGGAAAATCAACGGGCATAAACAAACGTGCTGCTAATTTCATACAAATGTTAAATGATGGAAACTCAAATGGAAGAGGAGATGCAGAAATGGGCGTGGAGAACGAACCAGATACGTTCAGCAAATTAATTAACGAGGGGAATATAGAAGATTTCGATCATTTGGAGAAAGACGAAccggagggggaggaggagaagaagcaggaagaagcaggagaagcagaagcaggagcagcagaaggaaaagaaaaaggagaagaagcagaaagaaaagaagaacaagAAGAGGCGAAGCAGCCGCAGGAGCAGGAGCAGCGTGACCACAAATCGATGAGGGAAGAAGAGTCGCAGTCGGCTAGTAGAGAGGAGGAAAGACAGAGCAATATGAGGGAATCCCCCCCTGGAGGTGAGTCTCCACAAGAAGGGGGTGATAACATAGAAGGTGGCACCGAAGTGGCAGCAAGAAAGGGGGGCGACAAGTCGAAGGGGCAAGAAAgagagggagagaaaaactTAATGGctagcaaaaaggaaggggtAAAAGCGGAAAAGCCGAGTGAAGAAGGAAGCCCGAGTGGTCATTCTCTCCAGGGTGAAGGTGCGGAAGAAGCCCCTGCCGCGAGTCCCGCGGAAGATTCCgatgagaagaaggaggaggaagaagaggaggaggaagaggaagaggaggaggatagTAACGACCAGGGGAGGGAGTACCAACTGAATGATGGAAATAGCGTGGCACAAGAAGATATCATCACCCAAGAATTTGACCACTACACAATCGTCACAAACTCAAATGATGTCCTTAACGACATCCGAGTTGACGCCTCAGACATTTCCAAGCTGAGCATTGAAAGTATAAATATACCCTACAGCGAAGCGAACAAAACTTCCTTCACGCATCAGAGGCACATAGTCCTAACGAacaagggaaataaaaaatatagagtTGTTCTGATGACAAAAAATCCCAAGTTCATAGAATTGGAGGATGAACCGGATGAAAAAGCCGAGAACAATACATTCATTGAGAGGGAGAGCATGGAGCAGAAAAGGACACCCAACGGTCGGGGTGAACATACGAGCGACCGAACGAATTTGTATGGGGGCAAGGGGACACTCGATTTTAGTAAGGTTTATAGCGGCAACgggagggggagcggccgAGAGGTGGAAAATCCCCATGTGGAGACGCACACCGGTGGTGGCACTGGTGAGGGTGGCATACGGGCGACAATAAACCGGCTGTTCAGCTTCTTAACCTTCGGGGGAAATCCAGGCGAGTCTGCCAGAGGGGCGGGCGAATCGAAGGACGgtgggggcaaaaaagaaagcgctAACGGCGGAGGCGACCGCCATCACCACCATTACCGCCATGATCTCCAATCGCGCGATAACCGCCGCTCCCGTCATGATCGCACGAAGGACTTGAACGAAATTCTGAGTGCCGACAAGCTGGTGGACCAGTACCTGCTAAACCTGAAAAACAACACCCCCGAGAGGCAAGAGCTAATATTCGTGCTGAGAGGCGACTTGGATTTGCACTCGACCTACATGAGAAGGGTCATCAAAAGGAGTAACGCAAAATTTGAGGAGCACATAAAGAAAAACTTCCAGCAAGTAGACAGTATAGTGTATGACGTCTCGTCGCCGATAAACTTCCTCtgcttttttgtgcccacCGTTTTTGACATGAGCAACTTTCACATGTTGAAGGAGGCGCTGCTGGTGTTGCAGAAGGAGCTGGAGAGGTACATGGAGAACTGGAGCTTCTCCAACACGTACGTGACGTTGGACGCGCCGCACGTGGGGGGCGAGGGCGGCGCTTCGGCGGGTGCGGGACACGACGGTCGCAAGGACGCACACATGGGCAGCCGCGCAGGAGACCAAGCAGATGGTCATGCGGACGACCGCGAAACTGGCCATACTGACCACCGCGAAGGTGGCGCCCCGCACGGGAAGCCCAGAAAATtcgtgaagaagaaaaaaaacctgTACAACGTAAAGTACTCCTTTCTGCGCAAATTCTGGAGCTTCGACTCAATCATCGCATTCGctagaaaaatgaacaaaaaaaatatggacatcgaaaaggaaattttaaaCTTCCTACCCAAGGAGTTGAGAGAGTACTCGACGTGGAATCTCTCAGTCATCCGAGTATTTAATGCCTGGTTTCTGGCAGGCTacggaaataaaaatgtgaaggtgTGCATAATAGATTCTGGGGTTGATAAGAATCACATAGACTTAATGAAAAACGTTTATATCCCGGAATACTCAGAACAATACGAAATGACGCAGGATTTTTACGACTTTATGGTGAAGAACCCAACAGATTCTTCCGGACATGGGACACATGTCACAGGAATTGTTGGTGGATTAGCCAATGACTTAGGCATGGTTGGTGTAGCCCCTAATGTTACTCTAATTTCGTTACGCTTTATCGATGGAGTGAAATATGGAGGGAGTTTTCACGCCATTAAAGCCATTAACGTttgcattttaaataaagcGCCTATCATCAATGCCAGTTGGGGGTCTAGCAAGTACGACGCTAATATTTACCTTGCTGTGCAAAGGCTGAAATATACCTTTAATGGGAAGGGCACCGTGCTGGTCACGGCCGCCGGCAACGAGAACAAGAACAACGACGAGCATCCACTGTACCCCTCCAGTTTTAAGTTGCCCCACGTGTACAG cgtcGCCTCCATCAGCAAGAACTTCGAAATCTCTCCCTTCTCGAACTACGGAGTGAACAGCGTGCACATCATGGCGCCCGGCCACCACATATACTCCACCACGCCAAACAATTCGTACAAAATAAACACGGGCACCTCGATGGCGGCCCCGCACGTGTGCGGAGTGAATGCCTTAATATACTCCGTGTGTTACAACCAGGGGTTCATCCCCCCAGCAGAAGAAGTGCTAGACATACTGACGAGGACGTCCATCAAAGTTATCTcccgaaggagaagaacaaTCAATGACAGTCTCGTCAATGCAGAAGCAGCGGTGCTGACGACATTGTTAGGAGGACTGTGGATGCAGATGGActgccattttgtgaaattcAATTTAGaaggagggaaagaaaaacacatCCCTGTTGTATTCTCAgcttataaaaaaggaatatacGAAACGGATATAGTTATAGCAGTCATTCCTACGGAGGAAAACTCCAAAGTCTATGGTGAAATTTTGATACCTATTCGAATAGTGACTGATCCGAAGGCGGAGAATTTTAAGGAGTCCCCtcgaaatgggaaaaaaatgataatcgATGAGAATGAAGCAAGTCATGATGAAGTGCTCTCCTACATTTGCGAAAATGCTTTATACAACTTGTACGAGATGGATAGCAACTTCCTTGTCATGTCATTAGTGCTCTTCTTTGTGGCCTTCATTTTGATAGTCGTCGGAACGATTGTATTTATCAAGAGGAAGCGCCACAGCAAATACTGCGACGATGAAGACCATGACCACAATATGATGAGGAACAGCGTCTTCGAGCACCACCACATTTTAAGCGGCAATACAAACCACGCACTCAAAATGGCCAAACGCTCGcatgtagaaaaaattagaaacaGCGTCCGATTCAGCGTTGTGATGGGGACCCAAAACAACTGCGTGTTTAAGGAAAGGGCGCCCAAAAAGTTAGATTTCGAGAATTACGGCGATTTGATAAAAAAGCCCCTCCTCAAATCTCCGCCCAAGAAATTTGTCAATCACAGGGCGGAGCAGAATTGGGGGCACGAGGCAGAAAAGAAGGACCCCAGGGATTGA